The genomic DNA ACTCCATACAAATACCATTGCTGTACACGGTGCCGCTCCGAGAAGTATTGCGCCCGCAAGATAGTCTTTCGCAAGGTCTGAGGGGATAAAGGCCTTGAAAATGACGAAGAAAAACAGCCACGCGATGCCGAACATGGTAAAAGGCTTTATCAGCCAGTTGGTTATCCATGTAACAAAAAGCCCCTTAGGATTTTTCCCAACATTTTTAATGCTTTGAAAATCCACCTTCAGCATCATCGGATATATCATAAGCCAGATTAGAATCGCCATAGGTATTGATACGTTCGCGTATTCAAAACGTCCCAAAAATGCCGGGATTCCGGGCAAAAACTTTCCGATCAGGACACCTACCGCCATGCAAAGAAGGACCCAAACCGTTAAGTATTTTTCGAAGAAACCGATTCCTTGTGTTTTCTCTTTGCTCATAGCGTATTACCGCCTTTTTTTTGAAGTTCAGCTTCATCCTTGTGCGCCTTGGCTTTAAAATATGTGTCAAGATTCTCAGGAAGCTGATAGACTTCGTTCTTTGACTCACGTTTCTCAGTGTTGTATACCTCGCGCAGGATGGCATCTACAATCAATTCTTTTGGAGGTGAAGTATACTCGACACCGTTATATACCCACACACGGCAGTCAACATTATCTCCGCAAAGGGTTCCACAATCCTCACAAAGTGATTCTCTAAGTTCTACTGCGATGTCATTTCCATTCACGCGGATAGTCGGCGAACTGATAAACTGATACTTTATCGCCAACTCCTTCGTTGCAATATTTACTTTATTTACCTTAACTTCATATCCCGCCGCATTAAGCACCACGGCCACGCTGGAAACTGCTTCATCCAGTGCTTTTTCTGTGTCCTGGCATCTACCGCAAACGGTCGTATCCAGATACAGAAAATCTATGTTGATCGGTTTTTTCGGCTGCGGCTGGCAACAGTTATCGGAAGAACAACAACATTTACTCATTTTCATTACACTCCTTACAATAGTTTGAGTTATCTCTGCAAATACAGTTTTCCTTGTTGGAAGTGATAGCACAGAAAAACTGTTTTGTTTTACTGATGGTTTCATCATCCAGCGAATAGTACGTCCATTTACCTTCTTCTCGCGCTTTTACAATCCCACATTCACACAGGATTTTCATGTGATGAGAAAGTGTGGATTGGGACATTTCAAATTTCTCCAGAATATTGCAGGCACAAAGTTCCCCGCAGGAAAGCATATCTACAATCATTGCTCTTTTGGGTTCTCCCAACGCTTTAAACACTTTCGTGTTCTCCAAGTAGTAGTCCATAACATCACCTCAAATCTAAAAACTTCGATATGATATATTATATGCGTCAAATCGAAAAATGTCAATTTGATATATGAATTTAAAATAAAATATTTCATTAACATTTTTATCGGAGCTGTTTCTTCATTTAAATAGAGAAGCATCCGCTAATTACGGATGCTTAATAACCATGTATATAAGCCTTTTTAATCCTCATTTAG from Desulfallas thermosapovorans DSM 6562 includes the following:
- a CDS encoding ArsR/SmtB family transcription factor; its protein translation is MDYYLENTKVFKALGEPKRAMIVDMLSCGELCACNILEKFEMSQSTLSHHMKILCECGIVKAREEGKWTYYSLDDETISKTKQFFCAITSNKENCICRDNSNYCKECNENE
- a CDS encoding DUF2703 domain-containing protein; this encodes MSKCCCSSDNCCQPQPKKPINIDFLYLDTTVCGRCQDTEKALDEAVSSVAVVLNAAGYEVKVNKVNIATKELAIKYQFISSPTIRVNGNDIAVELRESLCEDCGTLCGDNVDCRVWVYNGVEYTSPPKELIVDAILREVYNTEKRESKNEVYQLPENLDTYFKAKAHKDEAELQKKGGNTL